One Megalopta genalis isolate 19385.01 chromosome 5, iyMegGena1_principal, whole genome shotgun sequence DNA window includes the following coding sequences:
- the emp gene encoding epithelial membrane protein isoform X2, producing the protein MRVHRGICAKLQGGFLRRWWAAVAVGALLIIAAAILAAVFPKLVDVLLNREIALREGGRTFKWWKEPPVSPQLSIYIYNMTNADEFLNDGEKPTLMELGPYVYVQQWEKVEVKFNDNDTVSYKVKKQFVFSPEKSIGTEEDLVVVPNVPMLSATSQSKHAARFLRLAMASIMDILRIKPFVEVSIGQLLWGYDDPLLKLAKDVVPKEQKLPYDQFGLMYGKNATMPDWFTIFTGQGDISKYGVLDKWNGKSSLGHWTTPECDSVAGSDGSIFPPRITKQTVLKIFDKDLCRALPLVYKEEVTTAGGIPGYRFVPSQDAFGSAGRVESQRCFCPAGPPCAPEGTFNASLCQYESPVLLSFPHFYLADPALREAVNGISPPVEENHQFYIDVQPMMGTSLRAKARVQINLAVSQVRDIKQVATFPDIVFPIMWFEDGIDELPEEMRSLMKMAVDAPPIARSAVSGALAAIGAVVLIGALVCLARAAKRQEKLHLSNPLPSNASAGKTGQLNPAFQNSAGSK; encoded by the exons ATGAGAGTACACCGTGGGATTTGCGCGAAATTGCAAGGAGGATTTCTCAGGCGATGGT GGGCTGCGGTGGCCGTGGGCGCTCTGCTGATCATCGCGGCGGCGATCTTGGCGGCGGTGTTTCCGAAACTGGTCGACGTCCTGCTCAACAGGGAGATCGCGTTGCGCGAGGGTGGCCGCACCTTCAAATGGTGGAAGGAACCGCCGGTGTCTCCTCAGCTGAGCATCTACATCTACAACATGACGAACGCCGATGAGTTTTTGAACGACGGGGAGAAACCGACGCTGATGGAGCTCGGTCCCTACGTGTACGTGCAACAATGGGAAAAGGTCGAGGTTAAATTCAACGACAACGACACCGTGTCGTACAAAGTGAAGAAACAGTTCGTCTTTTCGCCG GAAAAATCGATCGGCACGGAGGAGGACTTGGTGGTGGTGCCGAACGTGCCGATGCTCTCGGCGACCAGTCAATCGAAGCACGCGGCCCGTTTCCTGCGACTGGCGATGGCCTCGATCATGGACATCCTGCGGATAAAGCCGTTCGTCGAGGTGTCGATCGGGCAGCTGCTCTGGGGCTACGACGACCCGTTGCTCAAGCTGGCCAAGGATGTCGTGCCGAAGGAGCAGAAGCTGCCTTACGACCAGTTCGGGCTGATGTACGGCAAGAACGCGACGATGCCCGATTGGTTCACCATCTTCACCGGGCAAGGGGACATCTCCAAGTACGGGGTTCTCGACAAGTGGAACGGAAAGAGCAGCCTGGGTCACTGGACCACGCCGGAGTGCGACAGCGTCGCCGGCAGCGACGGCAGCATCTTCCCTCCGCGCATCACCAAGCAAACGGTCCTCAAGATCTTCGACAAGGATCTCTGTCGAGCCCTGCCTCTGGTCTACAAG GAGGAGGTGACCACCGCCGGCGGAATTCCCGGCTACAGATTCGTCCCGTCCCAGGACGCGTTCGGATCCGCCGGCAGAGTAGAATCGCAGCGATGCTTCTGCCCGGCGGGGCCGCCGTGCGCGCCCGAGGGCACCTTCAACGCGTCCCTTTGCCAATACGAGTCGCCGGTTCTCCTCAGCTTCCCGCACTTTTATCTCG CCGATCCAGCGCTGCGCGAGGCCGTAAACGGGATATCGCCGCCGGTCGAAGAGAACCATCAGTTCTACATCGACGTGCAGCCGATGATGGGCACCTCGCTGAGAGCGAAGGCGAGGGTTCAGATCAATCTGGCGGTCAGTCAGGTGCGAGACATCAAGCAGGTCGCCACGTTTCCCGACATCGTTTTCCCCATCATGTGGTTCGAGGAC GGCATCGACGAGCTCCCCGAGGAGATGCGGAGCCTGATGAAGATGGCGGTGGACGCGCCGCCGATCGCTCGATCGGCCGTCTCCGGAGCGCTCGCGGCTATCGGCGCGGTCGTTTTAATCGGCGCGCTCGTCTGCCTGGCGCGTGCCGCGAAACGTCAAGAGAAACTTCATCTGAGCAATCCGTTACCATCGAACGCCAGCGCCGGTAAAACCGGTCAGCTGAATCCGGCTTTCCAGAATTCCGCCGGTTCCAAGTAG
- the emp gene encoding epithelial membrane protein isoform X1: MQLFVAVSLRTGAAVAVGALLIIAAAILAAVFPKLVDVLLNREIALREGGRTFKWWKEPPVSPQLSIYIYNMTNADEFLNDGEKPTLMELGPYVYVQQWEKVEVKFNDNDTVSYKVKKQFVFSPEKSIGTEEDLVVVPNVPMLSATSQSKHAARFLRLAMASIMDILRIKPFVEVSIGQLLWGYDDPLLKLAKDVVPKEQKLPYDQFGLMYGKNATMPDWFTIFTGQGDISKYGVLDKWNGKSSLGHWTTPECDSVAGSDGSIFPPRITKQTVLKIFDKDLCRALPLVYKEEVTTAGGIPGYRFVPSQDAFGSAGRVESQRCFCPAGPPCAPEGTFNASLCQYESPVLLSFPHFYLADPALREAVNGISPPVEENHQFYIDVQPMMGTSLRAKARVQINLAVSQVRDIKQVATFPDIVFPIMWFEDGIDELPEEMRSLMKMAVDAPPIARSAVSGALAAIGAVVLIGALVCLARAAKRQEKLHLSNPLPSNASAGKTGQLNPAFQNSAGSK, encoded by the exons ATGCAACTTTTCGTCGCCGTCTCGCTTCGAACAG GGGCTGCGGTGGCCGTGGGCGCTCTGCTGATCATCGCGGCGGCGATCTTGGCGGCGGTGTTTCCGAAACTGGTCGACGTCCTGCTCAACAGGGAGATCGCGTTGCGCGAGGGTGGCCGCACCTTCAAATGGTGGAAGGAACCGCCGGTGTCTCCTCAGCTGAGCATCTACATCTACAACATGACGAACGCCGATGAGTTTTTGAACGACGGGGAGAAACCGACGCTGATGGAGCTCGGTCCCTACGTGTACGTGCAACAATGGGAAAAGGTCGAGGTTAAATTCAACGACAACGACACCGTGTCGTACAAAGTGAAGAAACAGTTCGTCTTTTCGCCG GAAAAATCGATCGGCACGGAGGAGGACTTGGTGGTGGTGCCGAACGTGCCGATGCTCTCGGCGACCAGTCAATCGAAGCACGCGGCCCGTTTCCTGCGACTGGCGATGGCCTCGATCATGGACATCCTGCGGATAAAGCCGTTCGTCGAGGTGTCGATCGGGCAGCTGCTCTGGGGCTACGACGACCCGTTGCTCAAGCTGGCCAAGGATGTCGTGCCGAAGGAGCAGAAGCTGCCTTACGACCAGTTCGGGCTGATGTACGGCAAGAACGCGACGATGCCCGATTGGTTCACCATCTTCACCGGGCAAGGGGACATCTCCAAGTACGGGGTTCTCGACAAGTGGAACGGAAAGAGCAGCCTGGGTCACTGGACCACGCCGGAGTGCGACAGCGTCGCCGGCAGCGACGGCAGCATCTTCCCTCCGCGCATCACCAAGCAAACGGTCCTCAAGATCTTCGACAAGGATCTCTGTCGAGCCCTGCCTCTGGTCTACAAG GAGGAGGTGACCACCGCCGGCGGAATTCCCGGCTACAGATTCGTCCCGTCCCAGGACGCGTTCGGATCCGCCGGCAGAGTAGAATCGCAGCGATGCTTCTGCCCGGCGGGGCCGCCGTGCGCGCCCGAGGGCACCTTCAACGCGTCCCTTTGCCAATACGAGTCGCCGGTTCTCCTCAGCTTCCCGCACTTTTATCTCG CCGATCCAGCGCTGCGCGAGGCCGTAAACGGGATATCGCCGCCGGTCGAAGAGAACCATCAGTTCTACATCGACGTGCAGCCGATGATGGGCACCTCGCTGAGAGCGAAGGCGAGGGTTCAGATCAATCTGGCGGTCAGTCAGGTGCGAGACATCAAGCAGGTCGCCACGTTTCCCGACATCGTTTTCCCCATCATGTGGTTCGAGGAC GGCATCGACGAGCTCCCCGAGGAGATGCGGAGCCTGATGAAGATGGCGGTGGACGCGCCGCCGATCGCTCGATCGGCCGTCTCCGGAGCGCTCGCGGCTATCGGCGCGGTCGTTTTAATCGGCGCGCTCGTCTGCCTGGCGCGTGCCGCGAAACGTCAAGAGAAACTTCATCTGAGCAATCCGTTACCATCGAACGCCAGCGCCGGTAAAACCGGTCAGCTGAATCCGGCTTTCCAGAATTCCGCCGGTTCCAAGTAG